In Polyodon spathula isolate WHYD16114869_AA chromosome 39, ASM1765450v1, whole genome shotgun sequence, one genomic interval encodes:
- the LOC121304760 gene encoding transmembrane and coiled-coil domains protein 2-like isoform X3, which produces MRRNDASPRSPNSTLEKGEVSTLGLPPNTSHAGSDGNISLDVPEAPDPQRTKAAIEHLQQKILKITEQIRIEQEARDENVAEYLKLAHNADKQQASRIKQVFEKKNQKSAQTISHLHKKLEHYHRKLKEIEQNGPTRQPKDVLRDMQQGLKGVGANVRAGISGFGGGVVEGVKGGVSALSHTAVVSKPREFASLIRNKFGSADNIAHLKDTLEDPHPEDSQRPFSGSATLVSSPKYGSDDDCSSATSGSPAGSNSGAGGPGLGPGPGMGSPKSNTLDSHHHHHHNNLDTLLEELREIKDNQGHLEDSMEDLKTQLQRDYSYMTQCLQEERYRYERLEEQLNDLTELHQNEMTNLKQELASMEEKVAYQSYERARDIQEAVESCLTRVTKLELQQQQQQVVQLEGVENANARALLGKFINVILALMAVLLVFVSTLANFITPLMKTRMRVFGSIFLALFLIFLWKHWDSVVYIFEPWLLSS; this is translated from the exons ATGAGGAGGAATGATGCCTCTCCACGTAGCCCCAATTCAACG CTGGAGAAGGGGGAGGTGAGCACCCTGGGGCTGCCCCCGAACACGAGCCACGCTGGCTCGGACGGCAACATCAGCCTGGACGTGCCAGAGGCGCCCGACCCGCAGCGCACCAAGGCAGCCATCGAGCACCTGCAGCAGAAGATCCTGAAGATTACGGAGCAGATCCGCATCGAGCAGGAGGCACGCGACGAGAACGTGGCCGAGTACCTGAAGCTCGCTCACAACGCCGACAAGCAGCAAGCCTCCCGCATCAAGCAGGTCTTTGAGAAGAAGAACCAGAAGTCCGCCCAGACCATCTCCCACCTGCACAAGAAGCTCGAGCACTACCACAGGAAGCTAAAGGAAATCGAGCAG AATGGGCCCACTCGGCAGCCCAAGGACGTGCTGCGGGACATGCAGCAGGGCCTGAAGGGCGTGGGGGCCAACGTGCGAGCAGGAATCAGCGGCTTTGGAGGGGGGGTGGTGGAGGGGGTGAAGGGGGGCGTGTCCGCGCTCTCCCACACCGCCGTGGTCTCAAAGCCCCGCGAATTCGCCAGCCTCATTCGCAACAAGTTCGGCAGCGCGGACAACATCGCCCACCTGAAGGACACGCTGGAGGACCCGCACCCGGAGGACAGCCAGCGTCCGTTCAGCGGCAGCGCCACCCTCGTCTCCAGCCCCAAGTACGGCAGCGACGACGACTGTTCCAGCGCAACCTCGGGATCGCCCGCTGGCAGCAACTCCGGGGCTGGGGGGCCCGGGCTCGGGCCAGGGCCAGGCATGGGCAGCCCCAAGTCCAACACGCTGGacagccaccaccaccaccaccacaataACCTGGACACCCTGCTGGAGGAGCTGCGCGAGATCAAGGACAACCAGGGGCACCTGGAGGACTCCATGGAGGATCTGAAGACACAGCTGCAGAGGGATTACTCCTACATGACCCAGTGCCTGCAGGAGGAGCGCTACAG GTACGAGCGATTGGAGGAACAGCTGAACGACCTGACAGAGCTTCACCAGAACGAGATGACCAATCTGAAGCAGGAGCTGGCCAGCATGGAGGAGAAGGTGGCTTACCAGTCCTACGAGCGCGCCCGCGACATACAG GAGGCGGTGGAGTCCTGCCTGACCCGCGTCACAAAGCTGgagctccagcagcagcagcagcaggtggtTCAGCTGGAGGGGGTGGAGAACGCCAACGCGCGGGCGTTGCTGGGCAAATTCATCAACGTCATCCTGGCGCTCATGGCCGTGCTGCTGGTCTTCGTCTCCACGCTGGCCAACTTCATCACGCCGCTCATGAAGACGCGAATGCGGGTCTTCGGCAGCATCTTCCTGGCCCTTTTCCTCATCTTCCTGTGGAAGCACTGGGATAGCGTGGTGTACATCTTTGAACCCTGGCTGCTGTCCAGCTGA
- the LOC121304760 gene encoding transmembrane and coiled-coil domains protein 2-like isoform X4: protein MLEKGEVSTLGLPPNTSHAGSDGNISLDVPEAPDPQRTKAAIEHLQQKILKITEQIRIEQEARDENVAEYLKLAHNADKQQASRIKQVFEKKNQKSAQTISHLHKKLEHYHRKLKEIEQNGPTRQPKDVLRDMQQGLKGVGANVRAGISGFGGGVVEGVKGGVSALSHTAVVSKPREFASLIRNKFGSADNIAHLKDTLEDPHPEDSQRPFSGSATLVSSPKYGSDDDCSSATSGSPAGSNSGAGGPGLGPGPGMGSPKSNTLDSHHHHHHNNLDTLLEELREIKDNQGHLEDSMEDLKTQLQRDYSYMTQCLQEERYRYERLEEQLNDLTELHQNEMTNLKQELASMEEKVAYQSYERARDIQEAVESCLTRVTKLELQQQQQQVVQLEGVENANARALLGKFINVILALMAVLLVFVSTLANFITPLMKTRMRVFGSIFLALFLIFLWKHWDSVVYIFEPWLLSS from the exons ATG CTGGAGAAGGGGGAGGTGAGCACCCTGGGGCTGCCCCCGAACACGAGCCACGCTGGCTCGGACGGCAACATCAGCCTGGACGTGCCAGAGGCGCCCGACCCGCAGCGCACCAAGGCAGCCATCGAGCACCTGCAGCAGAAGATCCTGAAGATTACGGAGCAGATCCGCATCGAGCAGGAGGCACGCGACGAGAACGTGGCCGAGTACCTGAAGCTCGCTCACAACGCCGACAAGCAGCAAGCCTCCCGCATCAAGCAGGTCTTTGAGAAGAAGAACCAGAAGTCCGCCCAGACCATCTCCCACCTGCACAAGAAGCTCGAGCACTACCACAGGAAGCTAAAGGAAATCGAGCAG AATGGGCCCACTCGGCAGCCCAAGGACGTGCTGCGGGACATGCAGCAGGGCCTGAAGGGCGTGGGGGCCAACGTGCGAGCAGGAATCAGCGGCTTTGGAGGGGGGGTGGTGGAGGGGGTGAAGGGGGGCGTGTCCGCGCTCTCCCACACCGCCGTGGTCTCAAAGCCCCGCGAATTCGCCAGCCTCATTCGCAACAAGTTCGGCAGCGCGGACAACATCGCCCACCTGAAGGACACGCTGGAGGACCCGCACCCGGAGGACAGCCAGCGTCCGTTCAGCGGCAGCGCCACCCTCGTCTCCAGCCCCAAGTACGGCAGCGACGACGACTGTTCCAGCGCAACCTCGGGATCGCCCGCTGGCAGCAACTCCGGGGCTGGGGGGCCCGGGCTCGGGCCAGGGCCAGGCATGGGCAGCCCCAAGTCCAACACGCTGGacagccaccaccaccaccaccacaataACCTGGACACCCTGCTGGAGGAGCTGCGCGAGATCAAGGACAACCAGGGGCACCTGGAGGACTCCATGGAGGATCTGAAGACACAGCTGCAGAGGGATTACTCCTACATGACCCAGTGCCTGCAGGAGGAGCGCTACAG GTACGAGCGATTGGAGGAACAGCTGAACGACCTGACAGAGCTTCACCAGAACGAGATGACCAATCTGAAGCAGGAGCTGGCCAGCATGGAGGAGAAGGTGGCTTACCAGTCCTACGAGCGCGCCCGCGACATACAG GAGGCGGTGGAGTCCTGCCTGACCCGCGTCACAAAGCTGgagctccagcagcagcagcagcaggtggtTCAGCTGGAGGGGGTGGAGAACGCCAACGCGCGGGCGTTGCTGGGCAAATTCATCAACGTCATCCTGGCGCTCATGGCCGTGCTGCTGGTCTTCGTCTCCACGCTGGCCAACTTCATCACGCCGCTCATGAAGACGCGAATGCGGGTCTTCGGCAGCATCTTCCTGGCCCTTTTCCTCATCTTCCTGTGGAAGCACTGGGATAGCGTGGTGTACATCTTTGAACCCTGGCTGCTGTCCAGCTGA
- the LOC121304760 gene encoding transmembrane and coiled-coil domains protein 2-like isoform X2, with translation MRTEGQLFLDGVSHVAREAQGPSSATGRRLLLLNSVLGVFLEKGEVSTLGLPPNTSHAGSDGNISLDVPEAPDPQRTKAAIEHLQQKILKITEQIRIEQEARDENVAEYLKLAHNADKQQASRIKQVFEKKNQKSAQTISHLHKKLEHYHRKLKEIEQNGPTRQPKDVLRDMQQGLKGVGANVRAGISGFGGGVVEGVKGGVSALSHTAVVSKPREFASLIRNKFGSADNIAHLKDTLEDPHPEDSQRPFSGSATLVSSPKYGSDDDCSSATSGSPAGSNSGAGGPGLGPGPGMGSPKSNTLDSHHHHHHNNLDTLLEELREIKDNQGHLEDSMEDLKTQLQRDYSYMTQCLQEERYRYERLEEQLNDLTELHQNEMTNLKQELASMEEKVAYQSYERARDIQEAVESCLTRVTKLELQQQQQQVVQLEGVENANARALLGKFINVILALMAVLLVFVSTLANFITPLMKTRMRVFGSIFLALFLIFLWKHWDSVVYIFEPWLLSS, from the exons ATGCGGACAGAGGGGCAGCTGTTTTTGGATGGGGTCTCCCACGTGGCGCGTGAAGCCCAAGGCCCCAGCTCAGCAACTGGGAGACGCTTATTGCTTTTGAACTCGGTGCTGGGAGTGTTT CTGGAGAAGGGGGAGGTGAGCACCCTGGGGCTGCCCCCGAACACGAGCCACGCTGGCTCGGACGGCAACATCAGCCTGGACGTGCCAGAGGCGCCCGACCCGCAGCGCACCAAGGCAGCCATCGAGCACCTGCAGCAGAAGATCCTGAAGATTACGGAGCAGATCCGCATCGAGCAGGAGGCACGCGACGAGAACGTGGCCGAGTACCTGAAGCTCGCTCACAACGCCGACAAGCAGCAAGCCTCCCGCATCAAGCAGGTCTTTGAGAAGAAGAACCAGAAGTCCGCCCAGACCATCTCCCACCTGCACAAGAAGCTCGAGCACTACCACAGGAAGCTAAAGGAAATCGAGCAG AATGGGCCCACTCGGCAGCCCAAGGACGTGCTGCGGGACATGCAGCAGGGCCTGAAGGGCGTGGGGGCCAACGTGCGAGCAGGAATCAGCGGCTTTGGAGGGGGGGTGGTGGAGGGGGTGAAGGGGGGCGTGTCCGCGCTCTCCCACACCGCCGTGGTCTCAAAGCCCCGCGAATTCGCCAGCCTCATTCGCAACAAGTTCGGCAGCGCGGACAACATCGCCCACCTGAAGGACACGCTGGAGGACCCGCACCCGGAGGACAGCCAGCGTCCGTTCAGCGGCAGCGCCACCCTCGTCTCCAGCCCCAAGTACGGCAGCGACGACGACTGTTCCAGCGCAACCTCGGGATCGCCCGCTGGCAGCAACTCCGGGGCTGGGGGGCCCGGGCTCGGGCCAGGGCCAGGCATGGGCAGCCCCAAGTCCAACACGCTGGacagccaccaccaccaccaccacaataACCTGGACACCCTGCTGGAGGAGCTGCGCGAGATCAAGGACAACCAGGGGCACCTGGAGGACTCCATGGAGGATCTGAAGACACAGCTGCAGAGGGATTACTCCTACATGACCCAGTGCCTGCAGGAGGAGCGCTACAG GTACGAGCGATTGGAGGAACAGCTGAACGACCTGACAGAGCTTCACCAGAACGAGATGACCAATCTGAAGCAGGAGCTGGCCAGCATGGAGGAGAAGGTGGCTTACCAGTCCTACGAGCGCGCCCGCGACATACAG GAGGCGGTGGAGTCCTGCCTGACCCGCGTCACAAAGCTGgagctccagcagcagcagcagcaggtggtTCAGCTGGAGGGGGTGGAGAACGCCAACGCGCGGGCGTTGCTGGGCAAATTCATCAACGTCATCCTGGCGCTCATGGCCGTGCTGCTGGTCTTCGTCTCCACGCTGGCCAACTTCATCACGCCGCTCATGAAGACGCGAATGCGGGTCTTCGGCAGCATCTTCCTGGCCCTTTTCCTCATCTTCCTGTGGAAGCACTGGGATAGCGTGGTGTACATCTTTGAACCCTGGCTGCTGTCCAGCTGA